The following proteins come from a genomic window of Pieris napi chromosome 15, ilPieNapi1.2, whole genome shotgun sequence:
- the LOC125056754 gene encoding protein arginine methyltransferase NDUFAF7 homolog, mitochondrial: MNYRNICRLFDKRVVLSSICKRTKGYVVVKRPDPKTLKMPTSTEAPSILDIIKEKVRLNGPITVAEYMHIVITNPTEGYYMKKDVIGQQGDFVTSPEISQLFGEILTIWFFSETRKMGPGKPLQIVELGPGNGTLMIDVLRVLNRLKYKPNEFSIHLVEISSTMQLLQANKLCASHKESDIELPYNREGVTVSGIKVYWYNDLKKVPQNFSWYIAHEFFDVLPVHKFEKTEKGWREILIDLDENQKLYYRISAEETPSVKMLIRPPLNGGDRMDLEISPRALGIGRQLAQRVDEFGGLALIADYGHEGEKGDTFRAFHQHKLVDPLENPGVSDLTADVDFSQLRVAASMTPGNDNYAIVLGPVKQKDFLERMQAKVRLEVLLTNIKNEEDKEKLMAAYNMLVDPQKMGDRFKFMAFYPSSMGEILEKHPPVGFANLDARSE, translated from the exons ATGAACTATCGTAATATATGTCGCCTATTTGATAAAAGAGTTGTTTTGTCATCGATATGTAAACGAACCAAGGGTTACGTCGTTGTAAAAAGACCGGATCCAAAAACCCTCAAAATGCCTACATCAACTGAGGCACCTAGTATTCtagatataattaaagaaaaagttCGCCTTAATGGTCCTATTACAGTGGCTGAATATATGCATATCGTGATAACAAACCCTACAGAAGGATACTACATGAAAAAAGATGTAATTGGACAGCAAGGTGACTTTGTCACCTCTCCTGAAATTAGTCAATTATTTGGTGAGATTTTAACTATCTGGTTCTTCTCGGAAACACGCAAGATGGGACCGGGGAAGCCACTACAAATTGTTGAATTAGGTCCAGGAAATGGCACATTGATGATAGATGTCTTAAGG GTTTTAAATAGATTGAAGTATAAGCCAAATGAATTTAGTATTCATCTTGTGGAAATATCTTCTACAATGCAGTTGCTACAAGCAAATAAATTGTGTGCGAGCCATAAGGAAAGTGATAttgaattaccttataatagagag gGTGTAACCGTAAGTGgaataaaagtttattggtATAATGATCTAAAAAAGGTTCCACAGAATTTCTCTTGGTACATAGCACATGAATTTTTTGATGTTTTGCCTGTACACAAATTTGAG AAAACAGAAAAAGGGTGGAGGGAAATACTTATTGATTTAGATGAAAATCAAAAGCTGTACTATAGAATATCAGCAGAAGAAACGCCAAGTGTTAAGATGCTCATCCGTCCTCCACTGAATGGTGGTGATAGAATGGATTTAGAGATCAGCCCCAGAGCTCTGGGTATTGGAAGGCAGTTAGCTCAGAGAGTTGATGAATTTGGAGGATTAGCCTTAATAGCGGATTATGGACATGAAGGAGAGAAAGGAGATACTTTTAGG GCTTTCCACCAACATAAATTAGTGGACCCATTAGAGAACCCAGGTGTGTCGGATCTCACTGCTGATGTAGACTTCAGTCAATTACGAGTAGCAGCATCTATGACACCCGGGAATGATAACTATGCTATTGTACTGGGACCAGTCAAACAGAAAGACTTCTTGGAAAGAATGCAGGCCAAAGTTCGGTTAGAG GTCTTACttacaaatataaagaatgaagaagataaagaaaaattaatggCTGCCTATAATATGTTGGTTGATCCGCAGAAAATGGGAGACAGATTCAAATTTATGGCATTCTACCCTTCTTCAATGGGGGAGATCTTAGAAAAGCATCCACCAGTTGGATTTGCTAATCTTGATGCTAGAAGCGAATAG
- the LOC125056643 gene encoding RNA-binding protein 28 encodes MPEDDTVEIETNTKYKDGVNRNARLIIRNISFKATEETLKEHFSKFGNVEEVKLLKKPDGRLVGCAFVHFTHVPMANKAMTETNKKPFLGRPIYVSWAVAKHKYEGEVPNKDIKLRTVSFSSDGEAEDSKPEEKVREYTKKQPKKEENKVRINRNARLIIRNVSFKATEESLKEHFESYGQILEVKLLKKPDGKLVGCAFVHFKNVPMAKKALLNTNMKPFLGRPISVDWAVAKNKYMQHVVNQQLEMEENVKKEDSDSDNEEQPLNISTEEVKDEIKNESDNSENDDESDDEKPEIDTDSDVEESEDDNDREDDNEDDDEEDEDIKDEDDKSVTSTQPEWQRTKLNDAEDGCTVFITNVPFSVDNDQLRQFVEQTGPVKYALVCVDKLSEHSKGSAFVKFVNQADADKFLSLPPSELRLDGQLMLVKPALKRENLVKDKKQPKDNRNLYLVKEGVVVAGTKAAVGLSASDMAKRLALERSKTQMLKNLNRFVSRYRLVVSNLTPNYTDTTLRSLCKRFSSKNAVITECRVMRDLRSPVQKDGRHPSKGYGFVMFTRHEDALGCLRKLNNNPDVFDKNNRPIVSFSIEDRTALNARKKRLEKSIANNPLANKDNSEEKGKNRKRKRPSVPDESYVKKGRFEKKDVNESVGKFVRRQKDVEMEEFTGLTAKAGAPHKMRNNHKLKMQEEVHKQNVKMEKKKNGKSWRLKMAARERVKQPKQKINKSKIGKRNKKKNINNIKDLIR; translated from the exons atGCCTGAAGACGATACAGTGGAAATTGAAACAAATACGAAGTATAAGGATGGTGTTAACCGCAATGCAAGGCTTATTATACGTAATATATCCTTCAAAGCGACAGAAGAAACGTTGAAAGAACATTTTTCGAAATTTGGTAATGTTGAGGAAGTTAAATTGCTCAAAAAACCTGATGGAAGGCTTGTGGGTTGCGCTTTTGTACATTTCACACACGTGCCAATGGCAAATAAGGCCATGactgaaacaaataaaaagccATTTTTGG GCAGGCCTATTTATGTGTCTTGGGCTGTTGCTAAACATAAATATGAAGGAGAAGTCCCTAATAAGGACATAAAGCTTAGAACTGTTAGTTTTTCATCAGATGGTGAAGCTGAAGACTCAAAACCAGAGGAAAAAG TTCGAGAATATACCAAAAAACAACctaaaaaagaagaaaataaagtcAGGATAAATAGAAATGCTCGGCTTATAATCAGGAATGTTTCATTTAAGGCTACAGAAGAATCTTTAAAAGAACATTTTGAATCATATGGACAAATATtagaagttaaattattaaaaaaaccagaTGGAAAACTAGTTGGATGTGCTTTTGTGCATTTCAAAAATGTACCAATGGCTAAAAAGGCTCTTTTGAATACAAATATGAAGCCATTTTTGG GACGACCAATATCAGTAGATTGGGCAGTGgctaaaaacaaatacatgcAACATGTTGTAAATCAGCAATTGGAGATGGAAGAGAATGTGAAGAAAGAAGATTCTGACAGTGACAATGAGGAGCAACCCTTAAATATATCTACTGAGGAGGTCAAAGATGAAATCAAAA ATGAATCAGACAACAGTGAAAATGATGATGAATCAGATGATGAAAAGCCTGAAATTGATACCGACAGTGATGTTGAGGAGAGTGAAGATGATAATGACAGAGAAGATGACAATGAGGATGATGATGAGGAAGATGAAGATATAAAGGATGAAGATGACAAAAGTGTTACAAGCACACAGCCTGAGTGGCAACG GACCAAATTGAATGATGCGGAGGATGGTTGCACTgtgtttataacaaatgtgCCATTCAGTGTTGACAATGACCAGCTCCGACAGTTTGTGGAGCAAACGGGGCCTGTAAAGTATGCACTTGTGTGTGTTGACAAACTATCGGAACATTCAAAGGGATCTGCCTTTGTTAAGTTTGTG AACCAAGCAGATGCAGATAAATTTCTGTCACTCCCACCAAGTGAATTGCGATTAGATGGACAACTGATGTTGGTAAAACCTGCTCTGAAGAGAGAAAACCTTGTCAAAGACAAGAAGCAACCCAAAGATAATAGGAACTTGTATCTGGTTAAAGAAGGAG TGGTTGTGGCCGGTACAAAAGCTGCTGTCGGATTGTCAGCATCagacatggcaaaacgactgGCTTTGGAGAGAAGCAAGACGCAGATGCTCAAGAATTTAAACAG ATTTGTATCGAGGTATCGTCTAGTGGTCTCCAACCTGACTCCAAATTACACAGATACAACATTACGCAGTCTTTGTAAGCGGTTCTCGAGTAAGAATGCGGTGATCACCGAATGTCGGGTGATGAGGGACCTTCGATCACCAGTTCAGAAGGATGGACGGCATcc TTCAAAAGGCTACGGTTTCGTGATGTTTACACGACACGAAGATGCTTTGGGCTGCCTCAgaaaactaaacaataatccagacgtttttgataaaaataat AGACcaattgtttcattttcaatagAAGATAGAACAGCTCTGAACGCAAGAAAGAAGAGGTTAGAAAAGTCAATAGCAAATAATCCGTTAGCGAACAAAGACAATTCAGAAGAAAAAGGAAAGAATAGGAAACGTAAAAGGCCGTCCGTTCCAGACGAAAGTTACGTGAAAAAAGGCAGATTTGAAAAGAAAGATGTTAATGAGAGTGTTGGAAAGTTCGTTAGAAGACAAAAAGACGTTGAAATGGAAGAGTTCACAGGTTTAACAGCGAAAGCAGGAGCGCCGCATAAAATGAGAAATAACCATAAACTAAAGATGCAAGAGGAAGTTCATAAGCAAAACGTAAAAATGGAAAAGAAGAAGAATGGCAAGTCATGGCGGTTGAAAATGGCGGCTCGAGAAAGAGTAAAGCAACCCAAACAGAAGATCAATAAGAGTAAGATTGGAAAGaggaataaaaagaaaaatattaataatattaaggacCTTAtacgttaa